AACTCGTAGCGAACCGGAAAGTCGAGCGCTCGGATGAGATCGGCGAGGAACACCTCGGATCCCCAGAGGATCCCCAGCAGGAGAGGGTCCTGCTCGCGCAGGCTCTCCTGGATCTCGCGCGCCACGTCGCGCACGCGGTCGGCAAGCGTTCGGGCGTCGGCGACGACCCGGATCGGGGGCTCGCTCATGACCTCTCCCATTCTGCGATCCACGCCGGTTCGCCCGGACGGGGACGCCAGCCTGCGGCCACGCTCACCCCGGGCACCCAGACGACCTCCGTGCCACGGCAGAGGAGCGGCAAGTGGTCGCGCTCGGCGCGAGGGATTTTGCGGTCGATCAGAAGATCCTTGAGCTTGCGCCGTCCGGGGGCCCCCTCCGGGCGCAAGCGATCGCCGGGCCGACGGCTGCGGACCGACCACGCGGCGGACGGTGGCACCGTTTCGGCGGCGACACGAAGAGGGGTCGAGCTCAGGCCGGGCGAACGCCGGGGCGTCAGGCTCTCGCCGGGCTCGACCGGCCGGATTCGGAGGCGACCCTTCACTTCCGGAATCTCGACAAATCCGGGCACAGCGACAGTATACGAGAACTCCCGAGGCGATTCCGGTCCTCCTTCGAGCCGCAGGCGCCCTCGCGCGGCCACGAAACGACGACCTTCGCCGGCGTCGCAGGACCAGCGCGAGCCGGCGCCGCGAGCGGCCTGCCGTCGGATCTCGGACCACACCGTCGAGCGGAGCCCCGGACCGCCCGCGCCGCGATCGGCAACAAGGCGCAGCGCCTCGCGCTGCACCGGCTCCGGCAGGGAAAGCCACCAGTCGAGGGGGACGCCCTCCGGCTCCAGAGCCGGTGCGAGATGACGGGCGAGCGCGCCGCGCGCGCGCCAGGCGGTGGCGGCGAGGTGCGACGCCGCCTCGACCAAGTCCGGCTCGCTGGCCACGAGGTGGGGAAGCAGGAGCAGGCGGATGCGATTGCGCGCCAGCCGGCGGTCGGCATTCGACGGATCGTCGATCGGTTCGAGGTCGCCCGACGGCCCGGTCCACTCGGCGAGGGCGGCGCGAAGCTCGCGGCGGCGCAGCCGGAGAAGCGGCCGCAGGATCTGCCCCTGGAGCGGCGCGATGCCGGCCAGCCCGGGCCAGTGCGATCCGGCCAGCCATCGCAGCAGCAGCGTCTCGACCTGGTCGTCGAGATGATGAGCGGTGACCGCGAGCGACGCGCCGCTCGCCACCCGGCAAGCAGCGAGCTCGGCATAGCGGACCCTCCGCGCCGCCTGCTCGAGGCTCTCGCCGCCGCGCCGTTCGTCGGCGACCGACCGGCGGCGGATCGTGCAGTCGACGTCGAGGGTCGCGGCGAGTCGACCGGCGCGCTCGGCGCGAGCGCACGAACCGGAGTCGAGAGCGTGATCGAGATGAAAGGCGACGATCTCGACGCGCCGGGTCGGGGCGAGGTGAGCGAGCCCGGCGAGCAGCGCGAGAGAGTCGGGGCCGCCGGAGAAGGAGACGAGCAGCCGGGCGCCCGGAGCGGCGAGGGCGCACCCGGCGAGCGCGGTGTCGAGCTCGGAAAGGACTCGGGACGACGCGGGGATCATGGTGGCGGTGAAGGGACTCGAACCCTTGACCTAGCGGTTATGAGCCGCTCGCTCTAACCACTGAGCTACACCGCCGAAGCGCGGCCACGCCGCAAGACGACGAAGTATAAACGAAGGAGGGGGGCAAGGTCGCGGTCCTGCGGTGCGAGCCGCGACCTCACCCCGGAGGATCAGCCGCGGGCCGCGCGGTAGCGATCGGCGACGGCGCTCCAGCGCACGACGTTCCACCAAGCCTTGAGGTAGTCAGCACGCCGGTTCTGGTACTTGAGGTAGTAGGCGTGCTCCCAGACGTCGACGCCGAGAATCGGCGTCTTGCCTTCGGCCAAGGGACTGTCCTGGTTGGGACGCGCGATCACCTCGAGGTTCCCTCCGCTCACCACCAGCCAGCCCCAGCCCGAGCCGAACTGGCCGGCCGCCGCGTTGGTCAGCTTCTCCTGCAGGGCAGTGAAGGTGCCGAACGCCTTGTCGATCGCCGCTGCCAACTCGCCGGTCGGCGCGCCGCCGCCATCGGGACCCATGACTTCCCAGAAGAGGCTGTGATTCGCATGGCCGCCCCCGTGATTGCGCACGGCGCCGCGAATGGCCTCGGGCACTGCGTCGAAGCCGCGCATCAGGTCGTCGACGCTCTTGCCGGCGAGCTCCGGAGCGGAGGCGAGGGCCTTGTTCAAGTTGTCGACATAGGCCTGATGGTGCTTGTCGTGGTGAATCTCCATCGTGCGAGCATCGAGGTGCGGCTCGAGTGCGTCGAAGGCGTAAGGCAGCTTGGGTAGTTCGTGCATCGGTGTCTCTCCTGCGGGTTGTGGCTCGGGTTGGCATCCGCCATAGCGCGGGGCATCCGTCACCTGCGATCGCGAGTCGATCCGGTAGCCCATTCTTCTCGCAGGCGCCCGGCTTGTCCAGCGTCGCACCGCCGCGCGCGAGTGCGAGACCGTTGACTTGAGTCGTGCCGTGGCCTATAGTCGCCCGGCTTGGAGGGCAGGGAGGTTAGCTCAGTGGTGGAGCACCTGCCTTACACGCAGGGGGCCGTGGGTTCGAATCCCTCACCTCCCACCAGGCGAGCTCCCCTGCAAGCGGACGACTCGAAGTCGGGGTCGTAGTTCAGTTGGTTAGAACGCCGGCCTGTCACGCCGGAGGTCGCGGGTTCGAGTCCCGTCGGCCCCGCCAACTTCGATCGCGCCGCTTGCCCGCTGGTCCCTCCTCGCCGCCGGCCGAATGTGCCGGTGAGGCGCAGGATCGGTCAGCGTCAGCACCGGGCGACGGCGAGGGATGCTCGAGATCGACCTCGAGCCTAATCTCAGAGTAGGGAAGGCATCATGCGCGACAACATCAAGCTCGTCTCCTCGGCCGGAACCGGCTACTTCTACACCACGACGAAGAACAAGAAGACGACGACCGAGAAGATCAAGATGAAGAAGTACGATCCGGTCGTTCGCAAGCACGTCGAGTTCGTCGAAGAGAAGCTCCGCTGAGCGCGGCGGGCCGAATGGCCCGCCCCTCCGATTCTCCGGCGGATTCTGCCGCACTCCGCCTCCCGTGACCTCTCCCGTGATCGCCGAGTCATCGGGCTCCCTGCTCTTCCAGGGGGCGACGTTGTTGTGCCTCGACGAACCGGCGCGGGTGCTGCCGGGTTGGGATCTCGGCGTTCGCGGCGGCCGGATCGTCGAGATGGCACCACGGATCGACCCGGAAGGCTATGGCGAGACGCTCGCCCTCGCCGGTCACTGGGTGCTCCCGGGTCTGGTCCAGGGGCACGTCCACCTCGGGCAGACCTTCTTCCGTGGCCTCGCCGAGGAGCGGCGTCTGCTCGCCTGGTTGCGCGAGCGCATCTGGCCGCTCGAGGCGGCGCACGACGACGAGTCGGCTTACTGGTGCGGCCTGCTCGGCGCAGCCGAGTGTCTGCTCACCGGCACGACGACGGTCCAGGACATCGGAATCGGCCCCGGGGCCGCGGGCCTGCTCGCGGCGATCGCCGACTCCGGGTTGCGAGGTTTCGCCGGGCTCTGCCTGATGGACGTCGGCGACGGACTTCCCGACGCGCTCTGCCAGGAGACAGCGCGCGCCCTCGACGACGCGATCCGCCTCGGCGAACGGCTCGAGCGGGCGACCGGCGGGCGGGTACGACCGGTGCTGAACCCCCGTTTCATCCTCTCCTGCTCCGATGCCCTTTGGCGCGGGTTGCGCGAGGTGGCCGCCCGGCGCGGTTGGCCGGTGCACACCCATGCGCTCGAGCAGCGCGAGGAGGGGGCCGCCGTCCGCGCCCTCAAGGCCGGGCGCGACGAGATCGATTACTTCGACGACGAAGGGCTTCTCGACCTCGATCTCCGGCTGGCGCACGGCGTCTGGCTCGAGGGGTCGCACCTGTCGAGAATCGCCCGGAGGCGGGTGAGTGTCGTTCACTGTCCGAGCTCGAACCTCAAGCTCGCCTCGGGCATCGCCGACGTCGTCGAGATCCGCCGGCGCGGCGTGCCGGTCGGTCTCGGCTGTGACGGCGCGGCCTGCAGCAACCGGCTCGACGCCCTCGCCGAAGCGCGTCTCGCCGCCCTGTTGCAGCGCCCGCGTCATGGGCCGCGGGAGCTCACCGGAGTCGACGCCCTGCGGCTCGTTACCTCCGAAGGGGCCAAGGCGCTGGGGCTCGATCGGGAGGTCGGCTCGCTCGAAGTGGGTAAGCGGGCCGACCTGCTGGTTCTCCGTCCCGGCCATCCGGAGCTCTGGTCGGCTCCCGAAGCGGACCCGCACGATGTCGTCGTCTTCGGTGCCGGGGCAGGCGCGGTGCGCCACGTCGCCGTCGAGGGCGAGCTGCTGGTGCGCGACGGAGTGCTGACCCGTCTCCACCTGGAGACGATCCTCTCCCGCGCCTCGACGGCGTGGCGCGATCTCGCCTCGCGGGCTCGCCGTCAGGGACTGGAGCTTTCGGCGGCGGCTCCTTTCCTCGGGTGAGTGCGATAGACTCGCGAGGCTGACGTTCCCGGCCGCCCGGCCGTTCGTTCCGCTTTCCCGCCAACGCGAGAAGGAGGAGCGAATGAACAAGTCACCCCTGTCGAATCTGTTCACCCGTTGTGCCCGCGGCGAGTCGGCTGCTTGGGAGACGCTGGTTGCCGAGTTCGGTCCGTGGATCGGCAGCGTCGTGCGCCGCGCTGCGGCCGTCGAACGGGCGACAAACCCCGGCGACGACGACGTCGACGAGTTGATGCAGGAGCTCTGGTGCCGCCTGCTCGCCGCCGAGGGGCGGCTCCTCACCGCGTTTCGCGGCGAGAGTCGCTCCGAGGCTGCGGCCTACCTTGCGGCCGTGGCGCGCAGCGTCGTGGTCGACCGCCTGCGCTACCGGCGGGCGCAGAAACGTCGGGCCGTGCTGCTGGGACTGGGCGGCTACGACCTCGCCGATCTCACCCCGGGTCCGGAGGCGCGACTGTTGCGGCGGGAGCGCCGCGAGACGGCGCGCCGGCGACTGCACGATCTCCTCGGCCCGCGGACCAGCCGGCGCAATCGCCATGCGGTCGAGCTCGCGCTGCTCGGTGGGCTCACCTCGCGTGAAATTGCCGCGCGCTCGCGTGGTCGGACCTCCGCCGGGGCCGTCGACTCGCTCGTCCACCGGGTCCGGCGGCGCATGACGGCGCTCGGACTACAGCCGCCGGAGCGCTGAGGGGGAGCGTGACGACCGATCGCCGACTATCATGGCGCGATGGTCCGGCTCTTTCACGACGTCGACTGCCTCGAACACCGCGGCCCGCACGGCTATCCGGAGGTGCCGGAACGACTCTCCGCCGTTCTCGACCGGCTGGCGGAGCCCGCCTGGCGCGAGCGGCGAAGCGACCGCCCCGCGGGCCTCGAAGAGGCCGTCCTCGCGGTCCACGACGAACGCTACGTGCGGCGCTTCGAACGCGCCTGCGAGCGCGGAGACGGCCTGCTCGATTCGGCCGACAATCCGCTCTCTCCAGGGACCTGGAAGGCGGCCTGGGCGGCCGTCGGCGCGACGGTCGCCGCACTCGACTGGGTGGTGGCGGCGCCGGGCCGCAAGGCGTTCGCGGCGGTTCGCCCCCCGGGGCACCACGCCGAACGCGATCGCGCGATGGGCTTCTGCTTCTTCGGCAACGTGGCGGTGGCGGCCGAACGCGCGATCCGGGGTCACGGGCTCGAACGCGTGGCGATATTCGATTTCGACGTGCACCACGGAAACGGAACCCAGCATCTCTTCGAGGAGCGCGGCGACGTCTTCTACGCGAGCGTTCATCAGTTCCCCTTCTATCCGGGCACCGGTGCACGAAGCGAGCAGGGCCGAGCTGGTGGCGTCGGGGCGACCCTCAACGTGCCGATGTCGGCGGGTTGCGGCGATGCGGCCTACGACGAAGCGATCGAGCGCGAGATCCTGCCCGCGCTGGCGCGCTTCCGGCCGCAACTGCTCCTGCTGTCGGCGGGCTTCGACGCCTGGCAGGGGGACCCGCTCGGGGGAATGCGGGTGACG
This genomic window from Holophagales bacterium contains:
- the tilS gene encoding tRNA lysidine(34) synthetase TilS, with the translated sequence MIPASSRVLSELDTALAGCALAAPGARLLVSFSGGPDSLALLAGLAHLAPTRRVEIVAFHLDHALDSGSCARAERAGRLAATLDVDCTIRRRSVADERRGGESLEQAARRVRYAELAACRVASGASLAVTAHHLDDQVETLLLRWLAGSHWPGLAGIAPLQGQILRPLLRLRRRELRAALAEWTGPSGDLEPIDDPSNADRRLARNRIRLLLLPHLVASEPDLVEAASHLAATAWRARGALARHLAPALEPEGVPLDWWLSLPEPVQREALRLVADRGAGGPGLRSTVWSEIRRQAARGAGSRWSCDAGEGRRFVAARGRLRLEGGPESPREFSYTVAVPGFVEIPEVKGRLRIRPVEPGESLTPRRSPGLSSTPLRVAAETVPPSAAWSVRSRRPGDRLRPEGAPGRRKLKDLLIDRKIPRAERDHLPLLCRGTEVVWVPGVSVAAGWRPRPGEPAWIAEWERS
- a CDS encoding amidohydrolase family protein, producing MIAESSGSLLFQGATLLCLDEPARVLPGWDLGVRGGRIVEMAPRIDPEGYGETLALAGHWVLPGLVQGHVHLGQTFFRGLAEERRLLAWLRERIWPLEAAHDDESAYWCGLLGAAECLLTGTTTVQDIGIGPGAAGLLAAIADSGLRGFAGLCLMDVGDGLPDALCQETARALDDAIRLGERLERATGGRVRPVLNPRFILSCSDALWRGLREVAARRGWPVHTHALEQREEGAAVRALKAGRDEIDYFDDEGLLDLDLRLAHGVWLEGSHLSRIARRRVSVVHCPSSNLKLASGIADVVEIRRRGVPVGLGCDGAACSNRLDALAEARLAALLQRPRHGPRELTGVDALRLVTSEGAKALGLDREVGSLEVGKRADLLVLRPGHPELWSAPEADPHDVVVFGAGAGAVRHVAVEGELLVRDGVLTRLHLETILSRASTAWRDLASRARRQGLELSAAAPFLG
- the rpmG gene encoding 50S ribosomal protein L33, with amino-acid sequence MRDNIKLVSSAGTGYFYTTTKNKKTTTEKIKMKKYDPVVRKHVEFVEEKLR
- a CDS encoding superoxide dismutase, producing the protein MHELPKLPYAFDALEPHLDARTMEIHHDKHHQAYVDNLNKALASAPELAGKSVDDLMRGFDAVPEAIRGAVRNHGGGHANHSLFWEVMGPDGGGAPTGELAAAIDKAFGTFTALQEKLTNAAAGQFGSGWGWLVVSGGNLEVIARPNQDSPLAEGKTPILGVDVWEHAYYLKYQNRRADYLKAWWNVVRWSAVADRYRAARG
- a CDS encoding histone deacetylase translates to MVRLFHDVDCLEHRGPHGYPEVPERLSAVLDRLAEPAWRERRSDRPAGLEEAVLAVHDERYVRRFERACERGDGLLDSADNPLSPGTWKAAWAAVGATVAALDWVVAAPGRKAFAAVRPPGHHAERDRAMGFCFFGNVAVAAERAIRGHGLERVAIFDFDVHHGNGTQHLFEERGDVFYASVHQFPFYPGTGARSEQGRAGGVGATLNVPMSAGCGDAAYDEAIEREILPALARFRPQLLLLSAGFDAWQGDPLGGMRVTEQGFFDWSRRLASLAAECCDGRVVSVLEGGYDVAALPDLAASHVKGLSVVDV